The Triticum aestivum cultivar Chinese Spring chromosome 3A, IWGSC CS RefSeq v2.1, whole genome shotgun sequence genome includes a region encoding these proteins:
- the LOC123061137 gene encoding pentatricopeptide repeat-containing protein At1g80270, mitochondrial, which yields MWALRRAANPLRVSARQVASVRSCASLDVLLSADTKNAERHCEQGCQKSCCCSTPKPPACRLPFSSGWSMWSRSFSSQTSANSGDKVDDLEDGFSDLEVPPEADKKDVELPSEESSDDDAVDGIGLLGDDADAKPDKEPMKKASQSPLLKVMLEAPRNGVSGTLKKWLDGGNTFDRSDIFYVIMNLRKRKFYFKALQLLEWLEDSKVIDLGERDYASRLDLVAKVHGVYKAEKYIDSIPISHRGEIVYRTLLANCVSEANVKKSEEVFNKMKDLGFPVTVFAINQLLLLYKGVDKKKIADVLAKMEKENVKPSLFTYKLLVDTKGAIRDIAGMEKVIESMQAEGVEPDLLFQATIAKHYIFAGHREKAEAILESMEGGDIKGNRNACKILLPLYAFLGKKDDVERMWQVCEANPRLDECLSAIESFGRLGDVERAEEVFEDMFATWKTLSSKFYNALMKVYADQNLFEKGKELAKRMDEDGCRLGISTIDSLVKLYVGAGEVDKAESILHKLSKSNKMKPQYSSYLMLLDTYSKKGDIHNSEKVFDQLRQMGYNGRVRQYQLLLNAYVHAKTPVYGFRERMKADNIFPNNVIASLLAATDPFNKKTLSDMLE from the exons ATGTGGGCGCTCCGCCGAGCCGCCAACCCCCTCAG GGTCAGTGCCCGCCAGGTTGCAAGTGTCCGGAGTTGCGCAAGCCTTGACGTACTTCTAAGTGCTGATACTAAGAATGCAGAACGACACTGTGAGCAGGGTTGCCAGAAATCGTGTTGCTGCAGTACACCAAAGCCACCAGCCTGTCGGTTGCCGTTCTCATCTGGCTGGTCCATGTGGAGTAGGAGTTTCTCTTCTCAGACTAGTGCAAATTCTGGTGACAAGGTCGATGACTTGGAGGACGGGTTTTCTGATCTCGAGGTTCCGCCAGAAGCTGATAAAAAGGATGTGGAGTTGCCATCTGAAGAGAGTTCTGATGATGATGCTGTTGATGGAATTGGCTTGTTGGGAGATGATGCTGATGCAAAACCTGACAAGGAGCCAATGAAGAAGGCCTCCCAGTCCCCCCTTCTCAAGGTGATGTTGGAAGCTCCAAGGAATGGTGTCTCTGGAACACTGAAGAAATGGCTTGATGGTGGCAATACATTTGATAGAAGTGATATCTTTTATGTCATTATGAACCTTAGGAAGCGGAAGTTCTACTTCAAAGCATTGCAG CTCCTGGAGTGGCTTGAAGATTCCAAAGTAATTGATCTGGGAGAACGTGATTATGCTTCGCGCCTTGATTTGGTGGCTAAAGTTCATGGTGTTTACAAAGCTGAAAAGTATATAGATAGCATTCCTATATCTCATAGGGGTGAGATTGTATACAGAACTCTTTTAGCTAATTGTGTGTCTGAAGCAAATGTGAAGAAGTCAGAGGAAGTCTTCAATAAGATGAAGGATCTTGGGTTCCCAGTTACAGTATTTGCTATCAATCAGCTTCTGCTACTGTACAAAGGGGTGGACAAGAAGAAGATTGCTGATGTTCTCGCGAAGATGGAAAAGGAGAATGTGAAACCATCACTCTTCACTTATAAGCTCCTTGTGGACACCAAAGGTGCTATAAGAGATATTGCAGGTATGGAAAAAGTTATTGAGTCGATGCAAGCAGAAGGTGTTGAGCCAGATCTTCTGTTTCAAGCAACAATTGCAAAACACTACATATTTGCTGGTCACCGTGAGAAAGCTGAAGCAATTTTGGAGTCAATGGAGGGTGGTGATATCAAAGGAAACCGCAATGCCTGCAAGATTTTATTACCTTTGTATGCTTTTCTTGGAAAGAAGGATGATGTTGAGCGGATGTGGCAGGTTTGCGAGGCCAATCCTCGTCTAGACGAGTGCTTGTCTGCTATAGAATCTTTTGGTAGGCTTGGAGACGTTGAACGGGCAGAGGAAGTCTTTGAGGATATGTTCGCGACATGGAAAACACTCTCCTCCAAATTCTACAATGCTTTGATGAAGGTGTATGCTGATCAAAACCTTTTCGAGAAGGGTAAGGAGCTAGCAAAGCGCATGGATGAGGATGGTTGCAGACTAGGCATCTCAACAATTGATTCGCTGGTGAAGCTCTATGTGGGCGCTGGAGAGGTGGATAAAGCTGAATCTATACTGCACAAGCTGTCTAAAAGTAACAAGATGAAGCCTCAGTACAGCTCATACCTCATGTTGCTTGATACTTATTCAAAGAAAGGGGACATCCACAATTCAGAGAAGGTGTTTGACCAGTTGCGGCAGATGGGTTATAATGGGAGGGTTAGGCAGTACCAGTTGCTGCTAAATGCATATGTGCATGCAAAGACACCTGTTTATGGATTTAGAGAGAGGATGAAGGCTGATAACATTTTCCCCAATAATGTCATTGCGTCTTTACTTGCTGCTACCGAtccattcaacaagaagacatTATCTGACATGCTCGAGTAG